The following are encoded together in the Capsulimonas corticalis genome:
- a CDS encoding glycoside hydrolase family 2 TIM barrel-domain containing protein has translation MNKNVYLLAALLASAAGAPAAHADMSRVSAASLPIPLPASLPMPPDRLRAHNAWNLPMMGDWRFQLTHGHIVDRQFVSSAEDGGGATASSNETNNTPRMAFDGNPGTRWCADSSAVPQWIQADLKSVRHLTGVTLAWETPGNRYRGRIEGSPNGKDWTALADFTAAPGIGDGPVTIPELDVRYVRLTITGTQSGWASLREVQLHLNDAGQDVVWKPDPPLAPAADPHRDDFAQPGFDDAAWNTLAVPSNWEMAGYSIPTYNSVDDTVGLYRRWVMVPKAFAGRRIFWRFDGALEGAEVFVNGKKAGYHESGYTAFDVELTGLVQPGKRNLFAVRLSKTTPSSDAETGDFQCMGGIYRETSLIAVPKTHIHDITLDTPIAANDRDATLVTDVQVEGAPGESVALTGDLVGADGKSTPISLTGAGRIGADGAAAIHLSAPVTAPKLWSAEKPNLYYLVLRLTSGGKIAESVQQRFGFRQVTIKNNVVLWNGKPIKATGTCRHDFWADKGFALTDKEWTKDLQLMKDANINAIRTSHYNHAARFLELCEEKGFYILDEVPFCWINEKNDDPAFAPALLLRAADTIGRDKNRPCVLAWSIGNENGLGKNSQTLIDFVEKAEPTRPAFVSQQGTWGPKGQSFDDMHYPTPADVDRYLGGDAKKIPAVFSEHPHIFYQQAMQDYDPGTSDLWSEVMIKTWEKLWASPTILGSFIWEWQNQGIADKNKDKTRDFYLGPNHMRQENDKGVMDAFRNPKPEWWIVKMAYSPIGIGTRVVSASAGAFTVPLTNHYSFTDAKELACHWSAMRGDTALQSGVSRIACAPGASVSASFPAPAGATALTLEFVHPDGRSVTLARLPIEGAPTPAAPAGIVGAQPLTAQDTPDALTVRSAQQTIIFDKTTGGIRSWRAADRDLLTGAPILNLGESDTVDEKGFYHAPQPPVLNGAAVASQSNPDGSVRVTATSKVLASAAGDPLGTLTTTYDIQPNAQITVAWRLDWTAPETRLWEAGLKLPLPASYSQMGWSRDSYFTVYPAGHIGEPSGTCHAGDTLFRASKRDLHWMTLTDANGAGLALLSADTPLTARAQPADSGITLLASRDISPTREFSGPWVSEHDIVAAPGKPLSGSFVLRAVAGR, from the coding sequence ATGAACAAAAATGTGTATTTGCTGGCGGCGCTGCTCGCCTCTGCGGCGGGAGCGCCGGCGGCGCATGCTGATATGTCTCGTGTCAGCGCGGCGTCGCTGCCGATCCCCCTGCCCGCCTCCCTTCCCATGCCTCCCGACCGGCTGCGCGCTCACAACGCCTGGAATCTGCCGATGATGGGCGACTGGCGGTTTCAGCTCACGCACGGACATATTGTCGATCGCCAATTCGTTTCTTCGGCCGAAGACGGGGGCGGCGCGACGGCGTCGAGCAATGAGACGAATAATACGCCGAGGATGGCGTTCGACGGCAACCCCGGCACGCGCTGGTGCGCCGACAGCAGCGCCGTTCCGCAGTGGATCCAGGCGGATTTGAAGAGTGTGCGCCATTTGACCGGGGTGACGCTTGCCTGGGAGACGCCCGGCAATCGGTACCGCGGCCGCATTGAGGGCAGCCCGAATGGGAAGGATTGGACGGCTTTGGCCGATTTCACGGCGGCTCCGGGGATCGGCGACGGGCCGGTGACGATTCCGGAGCTGGATGTTCGCTATGTCCGCCTCACGATTACCGGGACTCAGAGCGGCTGGGCGTCGCTGCGCGAAGTTCAGCTTCACCTGAACGACGCGGGACAGGATGTCGTTTGGAAGCCGGACCCGCCGCTGGCCCCTGCCGCCGATCCGCATCGGGATGATTTCGCGCAGCCGGGTTTTGACGACGCGGCCTGGAATACGCTGGCCGTTCCCTCCAACTGGGAGATGGCCGGCTACTCCATTCCCACATACAACTCCGTGGACGACACCGTGGGGCTTTATCGGCGCTGGGTGATGGTTCCGAAGGCGTTCGCGGGCCGGCGTATCTTCTGGCGATTCGACGGGGCGCTGGAAGGCGCGGAAGTGTTCGTCAACGGCAAAAAGGCCGGCTATCATGAGAGCGGCTACACCGCCTTTGACGTAGAGCTGACGGGGCTGGTCCAGCCCGGCAAGCGCAATCTGTTCGCCGTGCGCCTTTCCAAGACAACGCCGTCGTCGGACGCGGAGACGGGAGACTTTCAGTGTATGGGAGGCATTTATCGCGAGACATCGCTGATCGCCGTTCCCAAGACCCATATCCACGATATCACGCTGGACACGCCGATCGCCGCGAACGATCGTGACGCGACTCTCGTGACGGATGTCCAGGTGGAGGGCGCGCCGGGCGAGTCCGTCGCCCTGACCGGAGATCTGGTCGGCGCAGATGGCAAATCGACGCCGATTTCGCTGACGGGCGCCGGCCGCATCGGCGCCGATGGAGCCGCGGCGATCCATCTGAGCGCGCCGGTGACGGCGCCGAAGCTCTGGTCGGCGGAGAAGCCCAATCTCTACTATCTGGTTCTGCGTCTGACGAGCGGCGGCAAAATCGCCGAAAGCGTCCAGCAGCGCTTCGGATTCCGCCAGGTCACGATCAAGAACAACGTCGTGCTCTGGAACGGCAAGCCGATCAAGGCGACCGGAACCTGCCGTCACGATTTCTGGGCCGACAAGGGCTTCGCGCTGACCGACAAAGAGTGGACCAAGGATTTGCAGCTCATGAAGGACGCGAATATCAACGCGATCCGGACATCTCACTACAATCACGCGGCGCGCTTTTTGGAGCTCTGTGAAGAGAAGGGCTTCTACATTCTGGACGAAGTCCCCTTCTGCTGGATCAACGAAAAGAACGACGACCCCGCGTTCGCCCCGGCGCTGCTGCTGCGCGCCGCCGACACCATCGGCCGCGACAAGAACCGCCCCTGCGTCCTCGCCTGGAGCATCGGCAACGAGAACGGCCTTGGCAAAAACTCGCAGACTTTGATCGATTTTGTGGAGAAAGCCGAACCGACGCGGCCGGCGTTTGTCTCGCAGCAGGGAACCTGGGGACCAAAGGGACAGTCCTTCGACGATATGCATTACCCCACCCCCGCCGATGTGGACCGATATCTGGGCGGAGACGCCAAAAAGATTCCGGCGGTCTTTTCCGAGCACCCGCATATCTTCTACCAGCAGGCGATGCAGGACTACGATCCGGGAACGTCCGATCTCTGGTCTGAGGTCATGATCAAGACCTGGGAAAAGCTATGGGCGTCGCCGACGATTCTGGGCTCCTTCATCTGGGAGTGGCAGAACCAGGGAATCGCCGACAAGAACAAAGATAAGACGCGCGATTTCTATCTCGGCCCGAACCACATGCGTCAGGAAAACGACAAGGGCGTGATGGACGCGTTCCGCAACCCCAAGCCCGAATGGTGGATCGTCAAGATGGCCTACAGCCCCATCGGCATTGGAACGCGCGTCGTGAGCGCCTCCGCGGGCGCGTTTACCGTGCCGCTGACGAACCACTATTCGTTCACCGACGCCAAAGAACTGGCCTGCCATTGGTCCGCGATGCGCGGCGACACAGCGCTGCAAAGCGGCGTCTCGCGCATCGCCTGCGCCCCCGGCGCCTCGGTGAGCGCCAGCTTCCCCGCGCCGGCGGGCGCCACCGCGCTGACGCTGGAGTTCGTCCATCCCGACGGCCGCAGCGTCACCCTCGCCCGCCTGCCCATCGAAGGCGCGCCGACTCCGGCGGCTCCGGCCGGAATCGTCGGCGCCCAGCCGCTGACCGCCCAGGATACTCCAGACGCCCTGACCGTCCGCAGCGCCCAGCAGACGATCATCTTCGACAAAACGACGGGCGGCATCCGCTCCTGGCGCGCCGCCGACCGCGATCTGCTGACGGGCGCTCCCATCTTGAATCTGGGCGAATCCGACACCGTTGACGAAAAGGGCTTCTACCATGCGCCCCAGCCGCCCGTTTTGAACGGCGCCGCCGTGGCGTCGCAGTCGAATCCCGATGGAAGCGTCCGCGTGACGGCCACGAGCAAAGTCCTCGCCTCGGCCGCCGGCGATCCTCTGGGAACGCTGACAACGACTTATGACATCCAGCCAAACGCGCAGATTACGGTCGCCTGGCGGCTGGATTGGACGGCGCCGGAAACACGCCTCTGGGAAGCGGGCCTCAAGCTTCCCCTGCCCGCTTCTTATTCCCAAATGGGCTGGTCGCGCGACTCCTACTTCACGGTCTACCCTGCCGGCCATATCGGCGAGCCATCGGGAACCTGCCACGCAGGCGACACGCTCTTCCGCGCCTCCAAGCGCGACCTGCACTGGATGACGCTGACCGACGCCAACGGCGCCGGCCTCGCCCTCCTGTCCGCCGACACGCCGCTCACGGCCCGCGCCCAGCCCGCCGATTCAGGAATCACCCTGCTCGCCAGCCGCGATATTTCGCCCACCCGGGAGTTCAGCGGCCCCTGGGTATCTGAGCACGACATCGTCGCCGCGCCCGGCAAGCCGCTGTCGGGGAGCTTTGTACTGCGGGCGGTGGCGGGGCGGTAG
- a CDS encoding nitroreductase family protein — protein MTDQELTLETHSLGAATVEALQQAIAHRRSMGIARLKPDAVDRSLIEQLLEAANWAPSHGETEPWRFTIYTGDSRVALGEAFAAAYQQDAGAGFHEATFEAQKARALMSPVWISIGMEPALKSDGSLRMDLEDERIAVGCAVQNLHLVASAQGLAGMWLSKNIFIHPHVAEFVGLKSPGQLLGFFIVGWPNIPWPAGERGPVSEKVRWAE, from the coding sequence ATGACGGATCAAGAATTGACCTTGGAGACTCACTCGCTGGGGGCCGCCACGGTGGAGGCGCTGCAGCAGGCCATCGCGCACCGGCGCAGCATGGGAATCGCGCGCCTGAAGCCCGACGCCGTGGACCGGAGCCTGATCGAACAGCTTCTGGAAGCGGCGAACTGGGCGCCCAGCCACGGCGAGACCGAGCCCTGGCGCTTCACGATCTACACCGGCGACAGCCGCGTGGCGCTCGGCGAAGCGTTCGCGGCGGCGTATCAGCAGGACGCCGGCGCAGGCTTTCACGAGGCCACTTTCGAAGCGCAGAAGGCGCGCGCGCTGATGTCTCCGGTCTGGATCTCCATCGGCATGGAGCCGGCCCTGAAATCCGATGGTTCATTGCGCATGGATCTGGAGGACGAACGCATCGCCGTGGGCTGCGCCGTACAAAACCTGCATCTGGTCGCCTCGGCGCAGGGGCTTGCCGGAATGTGGCTCTCGAAGAATATCTTCATCCACCCGCACGTCGCCGAATTCGTCGGCTTAAAATCTCCCGGACAGCTGCTGGGCTTCTTCATCGTCGGCTGGCCGAACATTCCGTGGCCGGCGGGTGAGCGCGGCCCCGTCTCCGAAAAGGTCCGCTGGGCGGAATAA
- a CDS encoding ABC transporter ATP-binding protein yields MLKRFFSYYQPHKGLFLLDFSCAVISGIFELAFPMATRGFINNLLPGRDWGLILGAAAGLLAIYLINTVLQYIVNYWGHVLGISIETEMRRKAFDHLQKLSFRFYDNQKTGHLIGRVTKDLEDVGEVAHHGPEDAFIAVMTFIGALILMFGMNVKLALITALVVPPMLWLSTRYGRAMTVNMRSLFQQVGNFNARIEENVGGIRVVQAFVNEDHERALFAKDNNSYRDTKLNAYRLMSKSMSLSYMTMRIVQIFVMIAGAYFFLHNKLNIGDFVGFLLMTNVFFRPVEKISAVLETYPKGIAGFKRYTELIDTEPDITDAPDAVEVGHLRGAIHLEDATFGYDEHKKVLKNIDLAIQPGEMVAFVGPSGAGKTTLCSLLPRFYDLDSGRITVDGIDIRQMTLASLRRNIGIVQQDVFLFAGTIRENIAYGRLGASDAEIMDAARRARLDEMIAGLPDGLDTITGERGVKLSGGQKQRMAIARMFLKNPPILILDEATSALDTETERAIQASLSELAIGRTTLVIAHRLATIRNADRIVVVDETGVAEQGRHDELVAASGIYRRLHEAQYG; encoded by the coding sequence ATGTTAAAGCGTTTCTTCTCGTATTACCAGCCCCATAAAGGGCTTTTTCTGCTCGACTTCTCCTGCGCGGTCATTTCCGGCATTTTCGAGCTGGCCTTCCCGATGGCGACCCGCGGCTTCATCAACAATCTGCTGCCGGGCCGTGATTGGGGCCTGATTCTGGGCGCCGCCGCCGGCCTGCTGGCGATCTACCTGATCAACACCGTCCTCCAATATATCGTGAATTATTGGGGCCATGTGCTCGGCATCTCCATCGAAACGGAGATGCGGCGCAAGGCGTTTGACCATCTGCAAAAGCTCTCCTTTCGATTCTACGACAATCAAAAGACCGGGCATCTGATCGGGCGCGTCACTAAGGACCTGGAGGATGTCGGCGAGGTGGCGCACCACGGCCCCGAGGACGCCTTTATCGCCGTGATGACGTTCATCGGCGCGCTGATATTGATGTTCGGGATGAACGTCAAGCTCGCGCTGATTACGGCCCTGGTCGTTCCCCCGATGCTCTGGCTCTCCACGCGCTACGGACGGGCGATGACGGTCAACATGCGATCGCTTTTCCAGCAGGTCGGAAATTTTAATGCGAGGATCGAAGAAAATGTCGGCGGCATTCGGGTGGTGCAGGCGTTTGTGAATGAAGACCACGAACGAGCGCTCTTCGCCAAGGACAACAATAGCTACCGGGACACTAAGCTCAACGCCTATCGTTTGATGTCCAAGAGCATGTCGCTCAGCTATATGACGATGCGAATCGTGCAGATCTTCGTCATGATCGCCGGCGCTTATTTCTTTCTGCATAACAAGCTGAATATCGGCGACTTTGTCGGCTTCCTGCTGATGACGAATGTTTTCTTTCGGCCCGTCGAGAAGATCAGCGCGGTGCTGGAAACCTATCCCAAGGGCATCGCCGGCTTCAAGCGCTACACGGAGTTGATCGACACGGAGCCCGACATCACCGACGCCCCAGACGCCGTCGAAGTCGGCCATCTGCGCGGCGCCATCCATCTGGAAGACGCGACCTTTGGCTACGACGAGCACAAAAAGGTCCTGAAGAACATCGATCTGGCGATCCAGCCCGGCGAGATGGTCGCGTTCGTCGGCCCGAGCGGCGCGGGCAAGACGACTCTGTGCTCGCTCCTGCCGCGCTTCTACGATCTCGACTCCGGCCGCATCACCGTGGACGGGATCGACATCCGCCAGATGACCCTCGCCTCCCTGCGCCGCAACATCGGCATCGTCCAGCAGGATGTCTTCTTGTTCGCCGGCACCATCCGCGAGAATATCGCCTACGGCCGCCTGGGCGCATCGGACGCCGAGATCATGGACGCCGCCCGCCGCGCGCGCCTGGACGAGATGATCGCCGGCCTCCCGGACGGTCTGGACACCATCACCGGCGAGCGCGGCGTCAAGCTCTCCGGCGGCCAAAAGCAGCGCATGGCGATCGCGCGCATGTTCCTGAAGAACCCGCCGATTCTCATCCTCGACGAAGCCACGTCCGCCCTCGACACCGAGACCGAGCGCGCCATCCAGGCGTCCCTCTCCGAGCTCGCCATCGGCCGCACCACCCTCGTCATCGCGCACCGCCTCGCGACCATCCGCAACGCCGATCGTATCGTCGTCGTGGACGAAACCGGCGTCGCCGAACAAGGCAGGCACGACGAACTCGTCGCCGCGTCAGGCATTTACCGGCGCTTGCATGAGGCGCAGTATGGGTAG
- a CDS encoding CAAX prenyl protease-related protein, producing MSRLSNQSWLHYVVPFALFLLLTSLEPFFSAHYPAFYAFKIAAVAATLLIFRPTEPPANKLSVTNALLAVVVGAVMTGVWVTLDPHTPHLALLGHREEYNPFTKIADVNGRSAFLSIRFIGLVAVVPLIEELFYRGFLLRFVTDMDNFRRVPEGVFNGMALAVNIVLFALSHPEWLVAAIFSAAMCGLIWKTRDLRACILAHAVCNLLLGIYVVHFGAWKYW from the coding sequence ATGTCTCGTCTCTCTAACCAATCCTGGCTGCACTACGTAGTCCCATTCGCCCTGTTTCTGCTGCTGACCAGCCTGGAGCCGTTCTTTTCCGCGCATTACCCGGCGTTTTACGCCTTCAAAATCGCGGCCGTGGCGGCGACGCTGCTGATCTTTCGGCCGACGGAGCCGCCGGCGAATAAGCTGAGCGTCACGAACGCGTTGCTGGCTGTGGTGGTGGGCGCGGTGATGACGGGCGTGTGGGTGACGCTGGATCCCCATACGCCGCATCTGGCGCTCTTGGGACATCGGGAAGAGTACAATCCGTTCACGAAGATCGCCGACGTCAATGGGCGGTCGGCGTTTCTCTCGATTCGGTTTATCGGCCTCGTCGCGGTCGTGCCGCTGATCGAGGAGCTTTTCTATCGAGGATTTTTGCTGCGCTTCGTGACGGACATGGACAATTTCCGGCGAGTGCCGGAGGGTGTGTTCAACGGAATGGCGCTGGCGGTCAACATCGTGCTGTTCGCCCTGTCGCATCCCGAGTGGCTGGTGGCGGCCATATTCTCGGCGGCGATGTGCGGGCTGATTTGGAAGACGAGAGACCTGCGCGCCTGTATCCTGGCGCACGCGGTCTGCAACCTGCTGCTGGGAATTTATGTCGTCCACTTCGGCGCGTGGAAGTACTGGTAG
- a CDS encoding type II toxin-antitoxin system VapC family toxin: MNLLLDTHVFIWWSSDPGKLSSRVADLCRNRETGLFLSVIRIWEIQIKSQLGKLDLEFPIETIVTRHQEQNRLQILPVNLAHPLALGSLPLHHRDPFDRMFIAQAIVEKLSLASADSQFSAYPVDLIW; the protein is encoded by the coding sequence ATGAATCTGCTTCTCGACACGCACGTATTTATTTGGTGGTCCAGTGATCCAGGTAAGCTGTCGTCTCGTGTAGCCGATTTGTGCCGAAACCGTGAGACGGGCTTGTTCTTAAGTGTGATTAGAATATGGGAAATACAGATAAAGTCTCAGCTGGGTAAGCTCGATTTGGAATTTCCCATCGAAACGATTGTTACTAGGCATCAAGAGCAAAATCGCCTTCAGATTTTGCCAGTGAATCTTGCTCATCCGCTGGCGCTCGGCAGCCTGCCGCTACACCACAGAGATCCGTTCGATCGGATGTTCATCGCTCAAGCGATTGTCGAGAAACTGTCGCTGGCGAGCGCTGACTCGCAATTTTCCGCCTATCCCGTCGATCTCATTTGGTGA
- a CDS encoding CopG family transcriptional regulator, with translation MTVTLNLTAEQEKRLDLVAKARGLEKQAILHEMIDQALAQETVVEPEPRERIAGLFAGKMHMAEDFDAPLPDSFWLGEE, from the coding sequence ATGACAGTGACATTAAACCTCACCGCAGAACAGGAAAAACGCCTCGACCTCGTCGCTAAAGCGCGTGGGCTTGAGAAGCAAGCAATCCTGCATGAGATGATTGACCAAGCACTAGCGCAAGAGACAGTTGTAGAGCCTGAGCCTCGAGAACGCATTGCGGGTCTCTTTGCCGGCAAGATGCATATGGCGGAAGATTTCGACGCCCCATTACCTGATAGCTTTTGGCTGGGCGAAGAATGA
- the hemW gene encoding radical SAM family heme chaperone HemW: MTPTIGCYVHIPFCVRKCAYCDFNSYSGYTDGTIRRYVDALTQEIERAPVQPQSVDTIFFGGGTPTAIPATDEAALLRAVRERLPVTPNAEITTEANPGTMDVQHLEVLREAGFNRISFGVQSFDSGLLKTLDRIHSADEAKNAVKAARAAGFDNVSIDLMFGLPRQTKAQWRDTLEQAMALETEHISLYSLIVEEGTGFYTLRQKGRLPLPDEDTAAEMFQMAIDAAHAGGYEQYEISNFAKSGRACGHNVHYWRNDPYYGFGCGAVGYLDGKRIMNVKSPAKYCETIEDHGDLTYTCEALTTEETMAETMMLGLRLTGEGVDCRRYAERFGVDPRAKFPDDIAKFTKDGLLETDGDFLRLTPRGVFLANEVMMAFV, translated from the coding sequence ATGACACCCACTATCGGCTGCTACGTTCACATCCCCTTTTGCGTGCGCAAGTGCGCTTACTGCGATTTTAACTCTTACTCAGGTTACACGGACGGGACGATCCGGCGCTATGTCGATGCGCTGACGCAGGAGATTGAACGCGCGCCGGTTCAGCCGCAGTCCGTGGACACGATCTTCTTTGGCGGCGGGACGCCGACGGCGATTCCGGCGACGGATGAGGCGGCGCTGCTGCGCGCGGTGCGGGAGCGATTGCCGGTGACGCCCAATGCGGAGATCACGACGGAGGCGAATCCGGGGACGATGGATGTGCAGCATCTGGAGGTTCTTCGCGAAGCGGGATTCAATCGCATCTCGTTTGGGGTGCAGTCGTTCGATAGTGGTTTACTGAAGACTTTAGATCGAATCCACAGCGCGGATGAGGCGAAGAACGCCGTGAAAGCCGCGCGGGCGGCGGGGTTCGACAATGTGTCCATCGACTTGATGTTCGGACTGCCCCGGCAGACCAAGGCGCAGTGGCGAGACACTTTGGAACAGGCGATGGCGCTGGAGACGGAGCATATCTCCCTGTATTCGCTGATCGTGGAGGAGGGGACCGGGTTCTATACGCTGCGCCAGAAGGGGCGCCTGCCGCTGCCGGATGAAGACACGGCGGCGGAGATGTTCCAAATGGCGATCGATGCGGCGCATGCGGGGGGATACGAGCAGTACGAAATCTCGAACTTCGCCAAGTCCGGCCGCGCCTGCGGCCACAATGTCCACTACTGGCGCAACGATCCCTACTACGGTTTCGGCTGCGGCGCGGTCGGGTATCTGGACGGCAAACGGATCATGAACGTAAAGTCGCCCGCGAAGTACTGCGAAACGATCGAAGACCACGGCGACCTGACCTACACCTGTGAAGCGCTGACGACCGAGGAGACGATGGCGGAGACGATGATGCTCGGCTTGCGCCTCACCGGCGAAGGCGTGGACTGCCGCCGCTACGCCGAACGGTTCGGCGTGGATCCGCGCGCGAAGTTTCCCGACGATATCGCCAAGTTCACGAAAGATGGGCTGCTGGAGACTGACGGAGATTTCCTGAGGCTGACGCCGCGCGGCGTGTTTCTCGCAAACGAAGTGATGATGGCGTTTGTGTGA
- a CDS encoding precorrin-2 dehydrogenase/sirohydrochlorin ferrochelatase family protein, translating into MKFFPIHVDLNGKRCVVVGAGAVAERKVAALREHGAAVRLVAPQVTDGLRKLAEAGAVTWMNNLYHAGHLEGAFLVIAATDRREINATVVRDAQERNILVCAADKFAEGNFVSPSTVVRGDLTLTVSTSGQSPTLAAVLRERLSDEFGEEWAEYAALFGALRQDLKTSGATESARKAMTRRVLDDPEIRALVCEGKLLEAEAQARQCLSSWSE; encoded by the coding sequence ATGAAGTTCTTTCCCATCCATGTGGACCTGAACGGAAAACGCTGCGTTGTGGTCGGCGCGGGGGCGGTCGCCGAGCGTAAGGTGGCGGCGCTGCGCGAGCATGGCGCCGCGGTGCGCCTGGTGGCGCCGCAGGTCACGGACGGGCTGCGCAAGCTGGCGGAGGCGGGCGCGGTCACATGGATGAATAATCTTTATCATGCGGGGCATCTGGAAGGCGCCTTCCTGGTGATCGCCGCCACGGACCGGCGGGAGATCAACGCGACTGTGGTGCGGGACGCGCAGGAGCGCAATATTCTGGTGTGCGCCGCCGACAAGTTTGCGGAGGGGAATTTCGTTTCTCCCTCGACAGTGGTGCGCGGCGATCTGACGCTGACGGTGTCCACCTCGGGACAGAGCCCGACGCTGGCCGCCGTGCTGCGCGAGCGCCTGTCCGACGAATTCGGCGAAGAGTGGGCGGAGTACGCCGCGCTCTTTGGCGCGCTGCGCCAGGATCTGAAGACCTCTGGCGCGACGGAATCGGCGCGCAAAGCGATGACGCGGCGGGTGCTGGACGATCCTGAGATTCGCGCGCTGGTGTGCGAAGGCAAGTTATTAGAAGCGGAGGCCCAGGCAAGACAATGCCTCTCGTCCTGGTCGGAATAA
- the hemA gene encoding glutamyl-tRNA reductase: MPLVLVGINHESAPVEVREKLAIGEHALPRTLLALSALEPVVEGAILSTCNRTEIYAVLSPESGATEEILAEFLAGQHGLSRHQFDGRLYFYRDGAAASHLFSVAAGVDSMILGEPDIQRQVKQAMEAAQGAKTLGTLLNRLFQDALVAGKRARTETEIARGAFSIGAAAVERAAQIFGDSLEGNTVLVLGAGKMSEVTARHLQARGAPTVLVANRTYERAEHLAAQFGGHARRFDELESALLSADIVVCSTAAPHPVVTRALIKNAMRVRHNRPLFLIDIAVPRDVEASVGDLDNVYLYNIDDLMQIVSGARQTRSGEVAQAREIIDAMAIEYGRWRQSLEVAPTIVAVREKLESVRVAELARLRSRMPGLSDKEWRAVEAAMESVTNKIAHPAIIAIKSSAQGSGDSAALETIRQAFGLEQEGDPSPESGRRSANARRAPDA, translated from the coding sequence ATGCCTCTCGTCCTGGTCGGAATAAATCACGAAAGCGCGCCCGTCGAAGTGCGCGAAAAACTGGCGATTGGAGAGCATGCGCTGCCGCGCACGCTGCTGGCCCTCTCGGCTCTGGAGCCGGTCGTCGAAGGCGCCATCCTCTCCACCTGCAACCGTACGGAGATCTACGCCGTTCTGAGCCCGGAATCCGGCGCCACGGAAGAGATCCTCGCGGAGTTTCTGGCGGGACAGCACGGCCTGTCCCGCCATCAGTTCGACGGCCGTTTGTACTTCTACCGCGACGGCGCCGCCGCCAGCCATCTGTTTTCCGTCGCCGCCGGCGTCGATTCCATGATTCTGGGCGAGCCCGATATCCAGCGCCAGGTCAAGCAGGCAATGGAGGCGGCGCAGGGCGCGAAAACGCTCGGGACGCTGCTCAATCGCTTGTTCCAGGACGCGCTGGTCGCCGGCAAGCGGGCGCGGACCGAAACGGAGATCGCGCGCGGCGCCTTTTCCATCGGCGCGGCGGCCGTGGAGCGCGCGGCCCAGATCTTTGGGGACAGCCTGGAAGGCAACACCGTGCTGGTGCTCGGCGCCGGCAAGATGAGCGAAGTGACCGCGCGGCACTTGCAAGCGCGCGGCGCGCCGACCGTCCTGGTCGCGAACCGCACCTACGAGCGCGCGGAGCATCTCGCGGCGCAGTTTGGCGGGCACGCCCGGCGCTTCGACGAGCTCGAAAGCGCGCTGCTCTCGGCGGACATCGTCGTCTGCTCCACGGCAGCGCCGCATCCCGTGGTGACGCGCGCGCTGATCAAGAACGCCATGCGCGTTCGTCACAACCGTCCCCTCTTTTTGATCGATATCGCCGTGCCGCGCGATGTCGAAGCCTCCGTCGGCGACCTCGACAACGTTTACCTTTACAACATCGACGACTTGATGCAGATCGTCTCCGGCGCGCGCCAGACCCGCTCGGGCGAAGTGGCGCAGGCGCGGGAGATCATCGACGCCATGGCGATCGAATACGGCCGCTGGCGGCAGTCGCTGGAAGTGGCGCCGACAATTGTCGCGGTACGTGAAAAGCTCGAATCGGTGCGCGTCGCGGAGCTTGCCCGCCTGCGCAGCCGCATGCCGGGCCTTTCCGACAAAGAATGGCGCGCGGTGGAAGCGGCCATGGAATCGGTGACGAATAAGATCGCCCACCCGGCCATCATCGCCATCAAATCGAGCGCGCAGGGATCGGGAGATTCGGCGGCTCTGGAGACCATTCGCCAGGCGTTTGGACTGGAGCAGGAGGGCGACCCGTCGCCCGAATCGGGACGGCGGTCGGCGAATGCGCGGAGGGCGCCCGATGCCTAG